A region of the Pelecanus crispus isolate bPelCri1 chromosome 1, bPelCri1.pri, whole genome shotgun sequence genome:
CTAAAATCTTACAGAcactctcattaaaaaaaaaaaaagttaaaccaGCAAACTAGCTACTCCCAagcaaggaaaaagcagagtaaGAACAACTAAATGTCACATTTAAATGTGACACTTAAAGGTTCTGGCTTTTAAAATCAGCGAGCCACTTCTACTTATTTCAAATGGCAAAATTCCAGAGCTCTGCACAAGTGGCACATATTCACAGTTGAAAGTGTTTTCCCCCTAACTCTTATTATACTTTGCCCCCCAGCTGACAAATCTTGATGAACCTTACAAGCATGTCTCGAATTATGACGGTAccatgtaaaaaaaccaaaacaacaacaaactaaGGATGGTTACGACATTAAAGCCTTAGCTTTCTCGTGAACATGGGCTCCTAAAACATATTACTTTGCAAGCTAGTTAaactatttccattttcatctaAAAGAAACACCCTTCTCAGCCTTTTCAGTATATTCACTTGCCACATCAAGAAACATTAAAGTTAACATCATCTGCCCCATCTTCTACGAGCATCCCCATTTGCAGGAATTGTTCCTCATGGCAGAGAAGGCAAATGAAACATTAAGGCAAGATCGTGCTGCGAAGATGCACAAGCTCTCCCAGGGCTTCGCAGGAAGGCACCTGAAGGAACTTTCAACGGCGCTGCCAAGGCAGCAGCTCCTCGGGAGAGACGTCCCGACAGGCAGGCACAGGAGCCACACACGCCCACGGGACAGCACCCGCCCGCCAGCCACTCCCGCCCGGGGAAGAGCCAGCTTTAGTCACGGCGAGACCccccacaccaaaccaaaagcaaacctgcctgccggccgccccccgccgccggcccgccccgctcccaGGCGCCGCTTTCGCTCCCGCAGGCGCGACCCGGCTCCCGCCCGACCCGTCCCGGCCttgcggggcccggcccggcccagcaccccctccccgcggggcggggcgggcccggcccgaggcgaggcgaggcgaggcgagaCCCACCCGCCGCATCCtcccgcgccgccgcggcggctgcCGCCAGCGGTGCTCAGGCCAGCCCAGACCCCGACACGCAACTTCAACCACCGCTCCTTCCGGGGCCGGAAGTCACGCCGTCGCAGCTTCCGCTTCCGGGTCAGGGTCCGTCCGCTCTCCTTTTTTCTCGCCGCTTTCCCCTTCCCcgggccctgccagccccggtCTCCGCCAGCGCTTCCCCGCCGCGGCGGTCACTGCGcaggcgcggccgccgccgccgcggtaGCCGGGACCTCCCCGCACGGCCGGAACCACTGCGCCCGGGGGAGGAGAGCCGGCCGCGGTGTCAACAGGGCTCTCCTCCCCTTCCGGGGCGGAGGGCAGCCGCTGTGACCCGGCCTCCGCGGCTCTCCCCGGCTCCGCGTAAGTCTCCTCTGGGGGCGACAGTCCCTCCGCCGTCCCGCCCGTCCCCGCCTTCCCGCTAGTCCGctccggggagggggcggccggtGCGGAGCGGCAGGTGCCCCCCGGGTGGTGTCCgttcccccgccgccccgtctCCATGGCAACGCCGTAGCGCTGTGCTGCGGGGGGGCGGGTGTGGAGGCTGCCGGCGGGAggagccccggcagcgccccggccgcggcccccccccccccccccccccggcctctGTGCCcactgccccccgccccgagagCGGTACCCGGCCCCGTAGGACCCTGCTCCCTCAgcgccgccgcgcagcccccaaggcgggccggggggggtctCCTCAGCCGCTGGGCGGGGGTGGTGTCAGGGCGGGCTGTGCTCCGGGGGAGCGTGGCGGAGGAAAGCGGGCTGCGAGCGGTTGAAAGCTGCCGCCGGCGCAGCAGCGAAAGGGGTACGCGGTGCCTTCTCCCGGCTTCTAGTCCTCTCGCCCGGCTGATGCCGGTGTTGCAGGGTCGCAGCCAGGCTGCTGAGGTTCACCAATAACTAATGGCGGTGGTGCCAGCTGGTGACCCTTAAGTAAACGTAACAGCTAAATCCTaatcagaaaaatgagaaaaagtcAGTAAATCCTAATCAGAAACATCTCTTTTGTTTTCGAGACAGACTAACATGCTGGCGTTTTCTTTCTCTACCACTATACGCATTTTTTGTTCTTAGTGAGAAACAGACTCTGATGGCTTCTGCACCTGCTTCGCAGCCTTCTCCTAAAAAAACGGTGGCCTCTCGCGTCCCTTTTGCAGATCTGTGTTTCACTCTGGAGCGAATACAGACATGTAAATCTCGTCCGGagaaaaccaaatatttcaaGGATTTCCTGGATTCCTGGAGAAAATTCCATGATGCTCTTcatcaaaaagagaaagacGTCACAGATTCTTTTTACCCAGCTATGCGACTTATTCTTCCACAgttggaaagagaaaggatggCGTATGGAATTAAAGAAACTATGCTTGCGAAGCTGTATATTGAACTGCTTAATTTACCAAAAGGTGGAAAAGATGCTGCAAagcttttaaattacagaaCACCTACTGGCTCACGTGGAGATGCTGGAGATTTTGCAATGGTTGCATACTTTGTGATAAAACCTAGGAGCCCAAAACAAGGCAGACTGACAATAGAACAAGTCAACGAACACTTGGATGCGATAGCTAATAATAATGCTGCTAAAAACAAGGGTCTGGTAAAGAAAAGTCTTCTTCAGTTAATTACCCAGAGCACAGCACTGGAACAAAAATGGCTCATCCGGATGATTATAAAGGATCTAAAGCTTGGTGTTAGTCAACAAactatattttccatttttcatccTGATGCTATTGAATTACACAACGTCACAACTGATTTGGAAAAAGTTTGCAGACAACTACATGATCCCTCTGTCTCACTTAGCGATGTTTCTATCATgttgttttctgcctttaaaCCAATGCTTGCTGCTATTGCTGATGTCCAGCAAATTGAGAAACAAATGAACAACCAGATATTCTACATAGAAACTAAGCTGGATGGTGAACGTATGCAGATGCACAAAGATGGAgatgtgtataaatatttttcccgAAATGGGTTTGACTATACTCAGCAGTTTGGTGCTTCCCCCCTTGATGGTTCATTAACGCCATTTATTCATAATGTATTTAAGAGCAATATACAAAATTGCATTCTGGATGGTGAAATGATGGCTTACAATCCTGAGACGCAAACCTTcatgcaaaaaggaaacagatttgACATAAAAAGAATGGTGGAGGACTCCGATCTGCAGACGTGCTTCTGTGTGTTTGATGTATTGATGGTTAACAATCAGAAGTTGGCTCATGAAGTACTAAGCAAGAGGTATGAAATCTTAAGTAGCGTATTTACCCCAGTAACGGGCAGGATACATGTTGTAAGTAAAAAAAGTGCCAGGACGAGAAAAGAAGTAATTGATGCTTTAAATGAAGCAATAGATAACAGAGAGGAAGGGATTATGGTGAAAGATCCGATGTCTACCTACAAGCCTGACAAACGTGGGGAAGGCTGGTTAAAAATCAAGCCAGAATACGTCAGTGGGCTGATGGATGAACTAGACCTTTTAATTGTTGGTGGTTACTGGGGAAAGGGCTCACGTGGTGGAATGATGTCTCATTTTCTGTGCGCTGTTGCAGAGACGCCCCCTCCAAATGAAAAACCTAGCGTTTTCCACTCTATTTGTCGTGTTGGCTCTGGCTATACTATGAAGGAATTGTATGATTTAGGTTTGAAACTGGCTAAACACTGGAAGCCCTACCATAGGAAGGACCCTCCCTGTAACATTTTGTGTGGAACTGAAAAACCTGAGGTGTACATTGAGCCTTGCAACTCTGTCATAGTTCAGATCAAGGCAGCTGAGATTGTTAACAGTGATATGTACAAAACTGACTGTACTTTGAGGTTCCCCCGAATTGAGAAGATAAGAGATGACAAAGAATGGTACGAGTGCATGACTTCAGATATGTTAGAAGATctcagaagcaaagcagaagggaaGCTGGCATCTAAGCACCTTTACATAGATGAGTATGATGAgccacaagagaaaaaaaagaaaactgtatcaAAGGTGAAGAAGATAATTGGAATAGCTGAGCAATTTAAAGCTCCTGATCTTTCTAATGTAAGCAAGGtttcaaatgtatttgaagACGTTGAGTTTTGTGTTATGACAGGAATGGGAAAATTCTCAAAGTCTGAACTGGAAAGCAGAATAGCCGAGTGTGGTGGCAGCGTGGTACAGAACCCGGGGCCGGAGACTTACTGTGTCATTGTAGGAGCTGAGAATGTTAGAGTGAAAAACATCATTGCTTCCAACAAATATGATGTGGTGAGGGCAGAGTGGCtccttcagtgttttcaaaCCAAAATGCTGGTGCCGTGGCAGCCAGCCTTTATGATTCACATGTCTCCTGacacaaaagaacattttgctcGTGTGTATGATTGTTATGGAGACAGCTACACAGCAGACACAGATGTTGCACAACTCAAGGAAGTGTTCTCAAGAATGAAGGACAATAGGGTGATGCCTTTGGACATGATTGCAGAGGTAGAGGAACGTTATTCATGGAATAGTTGTCAGCTCAGTATATTCAGAGGAAACACTATTTATGTGGACTGTTATGCTGTTGTTAATGAGCCCAGAACCAAAATCCATGGAACAACACTGTCAATTAGAGCTTTGGAGCTCCGTTTTTATGGTGCAAAAGTAGTCTCTCGCCTTCAAGAGGGCATCTCCCATGTTGTTATAGGAGAAGATCATTCCCGGGTAAAACAGGTAAAAACACTCAGGAgaacatttgggaaaaaatttaaaatcgTATCTGAGCTGTGGGTAACAGAGTCTGTGGAGGACGGAGTCCCAAAGAATGAAAATCAGTACTTAATTTAAAGTAGTTTTTAAGCTTGGAGTGAAAGCATTCTTGTTGGCATGATTAGACTTGGATATTACGAGGTTGCCTtaaattttttgtgtgttttcacaCACAAAAGCTGGCTCTGGCTAAAGAATAACACTGCATTGTTGAAATTGGAGGAAGACTTTTAATTATACTGTTGCAGAAGCAAGGAGATGCTAAGCTATGttggagcaggaaaaaaacctgccaccAGATAAATAATGTAAGCCTTTTACTTTACAGACAGGTCTCAGGAGAGATCTAATATTTTACATAACAGAATTCCTAGCCATTAATTGTGCTTGCCTCCGTtgttcaaaatggaaacaatattttactattttatggAGATTCTACTATTTAACGTATTGTTTATTTATCAGTTTACAGTCACATTCATGCTTTTGTAGAATTGTTTTCTGTACATTCCATATGCTACAGAATTCAGTAATTTACAAACCTTGtctgtattattttaatttctttacattGTTTTTAGCAGAGCCCCACACAACCCCAGTAGCACTTTGGTTTTAGGATATTGTATTGATCACATGTTTCTTTGTATAAATAACCATTGTAAAATAGAACCTAAATTTCTAATTGAGGtgctaataaattaataataactTATATATCTGCAAAATGCAAATCAATTACTTAAAAACTGTAATGACCTCCTGTGCTCATTACAGTTAAACTGTGAAGCATGACAGAGCTAGGCTTTTACACTTAACTATCCATTTtagcattcaaaaaatgtttcataagcTATTTCAGTAATATAAGATTAATTTCCAAGTATCTAGgtcaatgtattttttttttttttcaattactaaataaaatatatttttaatgtctgcctggtaattttttttttttttttttaactttgaggGGAGAAAGGTTCAGGCCTCAGTTCTTATGTCAATACTGGTATCAAACAGAACTGCTGTTGGGCTGATGACACAGAACCAGTTTTTGGCTGAGCTATTTCTTCAATGCTTTTTGTGGTCATGTTCATATAAAgaactgctattaaaaaaaaaaccactgcgAAATGTTATATGAAAGGCTAACTGGAAGGAAGTTTATTCTTACCTTTAATAGTTAGTGTAAGCATTAGGAGCTCCCTTATTGTTTGAAGTAGATTAAATAGGTAAAATGTAATAACCACTTTTCTTAAGCCTCCACATAAATtgttaaaaagcagaatattttttgtatgCATAAAGTAGTATATACTGAAAGACAATGCATTATGTTTCCTCTAATAATTCAAGTAGAAAATTGGTGTATGTCAAATATAGTACTTCAGTTTTAACTTATTGGGCTGGTTCTGTGTAATGTCATATATTCTATTTAccaatagaaaattaaaaagtgtttGTCTTCATACCCAAACAGATTTCTCTTAAAAGGGTTTTAGTAAAATAGGTATTTTAGGTGATCCTGGTTAGGAaagttaagaggaaaaaaaggcaaatatgaaTTACAGCTGACTCTTGAGACACTGTCAAATATCTCACTTTGAGATCTAAATGTTGCTTACagagatgtatttaaaaattattaattccaTGTTGTCTTCTTGTTCTCTCAAAGCTATGCAAAGCTGGGGAATCTAGAACTAGTAGCTTACCAGCAAAATTGTTATTCTTTTTACCGATTCCTTAGTACACAGTGTACTGAAGGGGCTTTTCATAATTATTTAAACTGAAAGTATActtttttacaaataattaaaaaaaacccttgcagATGCAGTATGCTGTTttagcttattttattttgtgttttgcctCAGTACTAGTTAGGAGTAGAAATTCATCATGCATATTTGTATGTGGCATGACAATTAGCATACTGAATAATGTTAAGCAATTTAGATGGCATGTAGTCCTTCTTTCAGTTACCATTTTGCAAATTtccatttactttaaaatgttgaaTAAGAAATGCTGTACTTATATAGAATATGTCAGTGTAGAGAGGAAACTTGCTACTACGCTGTAAAAATACAGGCATTGCAGGtcagattttcttttgagaCGTTTCTTTTACATGGTGACTTAGGTGGATGGACTGTGTGGATCTGTGGATGAAACTGGACCCAGATGTTATTCAAGTTTGTAGCTAGAATAGAAGCCGGGGACAGAAGAATCCATGGATCCTCTAAGCAGAGGCATTCTTGTGGAAGAACAGCAGTgacaggaaaatggaaataggGAAGAAGTTTGTGGATCTGCTTAGTTTTAAGGAAATTCTGATTTGTACTGAAAGAACAAATGAAGGCTGGAAATGATTCAAAAAGTAAGAGTATGTTGTCCAGACAcaaaagtttttcttaaaaagtcaAATCAGTTAAGGAGGTATGCAGAGAATTTCATGCATGATGTATAAGGATGAATATAAGACAAGATTTGTAGGTAGCAGTAAGAGCTGAT
Encoded here:
- the LIG4 gene encoding DNA ligase 4 gives rise to the protein MASAPASQPSPKKTVASRVPFADLCFTLERIQTCKSRPEKTKYFKDFLDSWRKFHDALHQKEKDVTDSFYPAMRLILPQLERERMAYGIKETMLAKLYIELLNLPKGGKDAAKLLNYRTPTGSRGDAGDFAMVAYFVIKPRSPKQGRLTIEQVNEHLDAIANNNAAKNKGLVKKSLLQLITQSTALEQKWLIRMIIKDLKLGVSQQTIFSIFHPDAIELHNVTTDLEKVCRQLHDPSVSLSDVSIMLFSAFKPMLAAIADVQQIEKQMNNQIFYIETKLDGERMQMHKDGDVYKYFSRNGFDYTQQFGASPLDGSLTPFIHNVFKSNIQNCILDGEMMAYNPETQTFMQKGNRFDIKRMVEDSDLQTCFCVFDVLMVNNQKLAHEVLSKRYEILSSVFTPVTGRIHVVSKKSARTRKEVIDALNEAIDNREEGIMVKDPMSTYKPDKRGEGWLKIKPEYVSGLMDELDLLIVGGYWGKGSRGGMMSHFLCAVAETPPPNEKPSVFHSICRVGSGYTMKELYDLGLKLAKHWKPYHRKDPPCNILCGTEKPEVYIEPCNSVIVQIKAAEIVNSDMYKTDCTLRFPRIEKIRDDKEWYECMTSDMLEDLRSKAEGKLASKHLYIDEYDEPQEKKKKTVSKVKKIIGIAEQFKAPDLSNVSKVSNVFEDVEFCVMTGMGKFSKSELESRIAECGGSVVQNPGPETYCVIVGAENVRVKNIIASNKYDVVRAEWLLQCFQTKMLVPWQPAFMIHMSPDTKEHFARVYDCYGDSYTADTDVAQLKEVFSRMKDNRVMPLDMIAEVEERYSWNSCQLSIFRGNTIYVDCYAVVNEPRTKIHGTTLSIRALELRFYGAKVVSRLQEGISHVVIGEDHSRVKQVKTLRRTFGKKFKIVSELWVTESVEDGVPKNENQYLI